Genomic DNA from Caldicellulosiruptor hydrothermalis 108:
CACTTTTATGTGATCTTTTAAGAGAACTTTCAGCGGCTGGTCAATGGTTTTAAGCTCACATGCAAACTTGACATTTTTCAAATCCTTTTCCAATACCTTTTCCAGGCTCAGAGCAAAGGCTGGAACTGTGGTCTCAAACCCTACTGCAGCAATTATTGCTTCTTCATTTTCGGGCATATTCTCAACAGTATCAACCGGTGAGTACATAATTTTAATTTTGGCGCCTTTTGCTTTTGCCTCAGCTAAAGACATACTCTTTCCTGGAACTTTCAGTAGGTCTCCAAAAGTGTAGATAGTATAGTTCATTTTTGCAAGCTCAATGAGATTATCTATATACCCTTCATGAGTTACGCAAACTGGGCAGCCAGGACCTGAAATAAAATCTATATATTCTTTAAAAAGAGTATGAAAACCGTTTCGGTAAATTGAAACAGTATGGGTGCCACACACCTCAATTATTCTTAGCTGCCTGCCAATCTTTTCTATGTTGTTTTTTATTGTGTTAACAATATTATTTACAGCATCATGAGTTTGCATCTCTTACCTCACCAAAAAGTTTTTCTATTTCCTCGGCTTCTTTTTCATCTATTTTTTCAATTGCAACCCCTGAGTGAATAAGTAAATAATCACCCACAGCAAGCTCTTTTATGAGAGACACATTTATAGTTTTCTTCAAACCTAAATAGTCAACAATAGCTTTTTTGCCATCTTCTAAAATTTCGACTACCTTTGCAGGATACCCTAAACACATATTTTTAAAACTCCCTTAACAGTTTTTTAATAATTGGATTGTATAATATACTTGTCCAGCTGAAATTCCCCCATCGTTTATGGGAAATAAGGAATTAAAATAAACTTTAAACCCTTCTTTCTCAAGCATAGACACTGCCTTTTCAAGCAAAAGCCTGTTTTGGAATACTCCACCAGATAGTACTACAACCTCTTTATTATAATTTTCTCTCAACCTCTTTGCCACTTCAACAACTATTTTTGCAACGGTGTTGTGAAATTTCGCAGAAATCAAGCTTCTGTCAGTCTTTCTTTTAATATCATTAATGATTTGTTGTAGTATATACACAATATCTATTTCAATTTCATGTTCAAAATTCATAACAAAATCATAAAACCCTTCTTCTGTCTTATCAGCAATACTTTCTAAAATCATTGGAATCTGTGCTTCAAAATTGTTTTTCTCTCCACATCTTAAAAGTACACCCACAACATCAAATATCCTCCCAAAACTTGAGCAAAGAGGGTAATTCAGTAACCTTGCTGCCTTTACAATTTTTGAAAGAAAATTAGAATTTGCAAAATACTCTTCTGCAAAGCTTTTATCAATTTCATATGCAAAATAGTATGCCAGTCTCACAGGCTCTTTTATAGATTTTTCTCCGCCCACTAAAGGATAGTACTTTAGATGAAATGCTCTTTTCACATTGCTTTTATCAATTATAAATCCTTCACTTCCCCATACGTTCCCATCCAATCCCAAGCCTGTTCCGTCAAATGCAAACCCTACACAGCTATCTAAATTATTTTCAAGCATGCATGAAAATACATGAGCTATATGATGCTGAACATATACAATTCTTTTGTCATCTTTTGTAGCAATATCTTCGGCAAGGGAAGTTGTAAAATAGTTTTTGTGCAGATCACAGGCAATATAATCATATTCTAAGTTGTAAAGAAAAAGAAGGTCACTTAGCGCAGACTTATAAAAGTCTATATACTCTTTTGTGTCAAGGTCACCCAGGTATTGACTTACAATAACCTCATCATCTTTTTTCAAGGCAACTGTAGTTTTTTCATGGCCTCCTAATGCTAAAATATTTTTCTCTACAAATTTTGTTGAAGAAATCTTTAATCTTAGAGGAACAAAACCTCTTCCTGGTCTTGTCAGTACAAACTTATCTTTTACAACAAAACCTACACTGTCATCGCATCTTCGAACTATTTTTCTGTTGTGATAGAGCACATAGTCACAGATACCCTCAAGTTTTTGAATAGCCTCGCCTTCGTCAATAATCATTGGGATTCCTGAAAGGTTGGCAGAGGTTGCAATTAAAAAGTCCCTGCCAGTTTTTTTCAGGATATAGTCCAAAATAGGGGTGTACGCCCTCATTATACCGAGGGTGTGAAGATTGCCATTTACGTGCGAAAAATGCTCAGTCTTTTTTTCAAAAAGAATTATAGGACATCGTGGAGAAGAAAAAATATCTTCTTCCATCTTATTGACATGGCAATATTTTTTTACTACTTCAATGTCCTGGGCAACAAGTGCTAAAGGCTTGCCTTCTCGTCTTTTGCTTTCAAATAGTCTTTTGACTACAGTTTCATTGTACGGATCACACACCAAGTGAAAGCCGCCTATTCCTTTTATTGCGACTATATATCCCTCTAAAATTTTTTGAGAAACAAAATCTAAAAGTTCAATTCCCTCTCCATGGATATGTTTTTTTTCAGCAAATGAAAAAAGAAAAAGTCTTGGTCCACATACTGGGCAGGTTGTTGACTGTGCATTGAATCTTCTGTTGTCTGGAGTAGAGTACTCCCTTTCGCACTCATTGCAAAACTTAAATTGCTTCATAGATGTATTTTCTCTATCATACGGTAAAGTTTCAATAATTGTGTATCTTGGTCCGCAGTTTGTGCAGCTAATAAATACGTTGTGATAGTGTCTGTGAGATTTGTCATAAAATTCTCTTCTACAATCCTCACACATCCCTAAGTCATAAGGAAGGACTGTTGAAATCCTATTTTTTTCACTTTCAACAATACAAAACTCTTTTTCATCTACAACCGGTTCAATCTCATAAAACTCTATTTTCTCCAAATAAGCATTTTTAGGAAGGCTGGTTATAATATACCGTGTTATTTGCTCTGAAGTTGTATCCCCTTGAAACTCTGCCAAAACGCCTTCACCAGTATTTTTTACAAACCCGGTAAGTCCAAGTTTTCTTGCAATACTATAAATAAAGGGTCGGAAACCGACCCCTTGCACAAGCCCTTTAAATATAAATCTGTACCTTTTCATAAGCATTTTCCCCTACTTTTTGAAATATGAATCTAAAAGAGTATAAAAGTAATTAATGAGGCTTCCCACACCTTCTTTTGTCCTGAACGATACCTCAAACAGTTTTAAATCTTTTTCTTTTATAGCTTCTAAACCCTTTTTGTATCTTTGCATATCAAAACCAATGGCATCCACTATATCAATCTTTGACAGAACAACAACGTCAGCTTTTTCAAACATCATAGGATATTTATATGGCTTGTCATCACCCTCTGCAGCAGAAGAGACAACAACTCTCAAGTTTTCTCCCAAATCAAACGAAGATGGACAGATAAGATTGCCAATGTTTTCAACAAAGATTACTGTTTTGGGCATAGGCTTGAGAGTATCTATTGCTTCTGCAACACTATCTGCAACTAAATGGCAAGCACCACCTGTGTTTATCTGCAAAACTTTAACTCCATAGCTTGCAATAGCTTGAGCATCAATTGTTGATGCAACATCACCTTCAATTACTGCAATGTTAAATACATCTTTAAGATTTTCTATCATGCACTTAATGAAAGATGTCTTACCTGCACCAGGTGATCCCATCACATTTACAATATACCATTTATTTTCATCTGCTAAGCTTCTTATATTGTCGGCTGCGTTTTGATTCCGCTCTAAAATATTTTTTATTACCTTTATCTCCATCTCAATCATCTACCTCTATAGACTCAATATAAAATTCCTTACCATG
This window encodes:
- a CDS encoding HypC/HybG/HupF family hydrogenase formation chaperone; protein product: MCLGYPAKVVEILEDGKKAIVDYLGLKKTINVSLIKELAVGDYLLIHSGVAIEKIDEKEAEEIEKLFGEVRDANS
- the hypD gene encoding hydrogenase formation protein HypD, producing the protein MQTHDAVNNIVNTIKNNIEKIGRQLRIIEVCGTHTVSIYRNGFHTLFKEYIDFISGPGCPVCVTHEGYIDNLIELAKMNYTIYTFGDLLKVPGKSMSLAEAKAKGAKIKIMYSPVDTVENMPENEEAIIAAVGFETTVPAFALSLEKVLEKDLKNVKFACELKTIDQPLKVLLKDHIKVDGLILPGHVATILGVDGFKFVEEFEIPSVISGFEKYDILLSLLSLTQSILDNDFTVKNEYKRVVKKEGNTVAKRYIERFFERTDAYFRGLGLIKGGGLRLKSEYSAFSVQLKYDYESLSNSACRCADVLTGKLKPFECPLFEKVCTPQTPKGACMVSQEGSCNAYFRYGKWK
- the hypB gene encoding hydrogenase nickel incorporation protein HypB, producing the protein MEIKVIKNILERNQNAADNIRSLADENKWYIVNVMGSPGAGKTSFIKCMIENLKDVFNIAVIEGDVASTIDAQAIASYGVKVLQINTGGACHLVADSVAEAIDTLKPMPKTVIFVENIGNLICPSSFDLGENLRVVVSSAAEGDDKPYKYPMMFEKADVVVLSKIDIVDAIGFDMQRYKKGLEAIKEKDLKLFEVSFRTKEGVGSLINYFYTLLDSYFKK
- the hypF gene encoding carbamoyltransferase HypF, with amino-acid sequence MKRYRFIFKGLVQGVGFRPFIYSIARKLGLTGFVKNTGEGVLAEFQGDTTSEQITRYIITSLPKNAYLEKIEFYEIEPVVDEKEFCIVESEKNRISTVLPYDLGMCEDCRREFYDKSHRHYHNVFISCTNCGPRYTIIETLPYDRENTSMKQFKFCNECEREYSTPDNRRFNAQSTTCPVCGPRLFLFSFAEKKHIHGEGIELLDFVSQKILEGYIVAIKGIGGFHLVCDPYNETVVKRLFESKRREGKPLALVAQDIEVVKKYCHVNKMEEDIFSSPRCPIILFEKKTEHFSHVNGNLHTLGIMRAYTPILDYILKKTGRDFLIATSANLSGIPMIIDEGEAIQKLEGICDYVLYHNRKIVRRCDDSVGFVVKDKFVLTRPGRGFVPLRLKISSTKFVEKNILALGGHEKTTVALKKDDEVIVSQYLGDLDTKEYIDFYKSALSDLLFLYNLEYDYIACDLHKNYFTTSLAEDIATKDDKRIVYVQHHIAHVFSCMLENNLDSCVGFAFDGTGLGLDGNVWGSEGFIIDKSNVKRAFHLKYYPLVGGEKSIKEPVRLAYYFAYEIDKSFAEEYFANSNFLSKIVKAARLLNYPLCSSFGRIFDVVGVLLRCGEKNNFEAQIPMILESIADKTEEGFYDFVMNFEHEIEIDIVYILQQIINDIKRKTDRSLISAKFHNTVAKIVVEVAKRLRENYNKEVVVLSGGVFQNRLLLEKAVSMLEKEGFKVYFNSLFPINDGGISAGQVYYTIQLLKNC